One Rhodospirillaceae bacterium genomic region harbors:
- a CDS encoding NADP-dependent oxidoreductase encodes MTQTVHRKIVLNAYPEGMPKRSDFRMEEGPIPEPGENEMLIRTLFIGLEPRIRLMLNPTDDENKAMRPHGPMTDIGKVIPGTVLGVVVKSNNPKYKTGDVVEGFLGWQNYVVTDGEPHPTNNPEGVAICDTDLAEPIDFIGPMGAPGLTAILALKHEGKLQQEESVVITSAAGMVGSLAGQLALLLDAWVVGVTSTDEKCAYLMDELGFDAAINYKKTKDLAADIKKACPDGVDYFFDNTGGVMADIISTQMSKNGRITRCGIISNYNKRGWNQSQQFDGQFSVHNHVSEYAEARQTISDLLKDEGLVYERKVFEGLETAPMAFIGLLNGENIGKWIVQVS; translated from the coding sequence ATGACTCAGACCGTACACCGCAAAATTGTTCTCAACGCCTATCCCGAAGGCATGCCCAAGCGCAGCGACTTCCGCATGGAAGAAGGCCCCATCCCTGAGCCTGGCGAAAATGAAATGCTCATTCGCACGCTCTTCATTGGCTTGGAGCCGCGCATTCGCCTGATGCTGAACCCAACTGACGATGAAAACAAAGCCATGCGGCCCCACGGTCCGATGACCGATATCGGCAAGGTCATTCCAGGCACGGTTCTTGGTGTGGTCGTGAAATCCAACAATCCAAAGTACAAAACCGGCGATGTGGTTGAGGGCTTCCTCGGCTGGCAAAACTATGTTGTGACCGATGGCGAACCCCACCCCACCAACAATCCGGAAGGCGTGGCGATCTGCGATACGGACCTGGCAGAGCCCATCGACTTTATTGGGCCGATGGGTGCCCCGGGGTTGACCGCCATTCTGGCCCTCAAACACGAAGGCAAACTGCAACAGGAAGAGTCCGTCGTCATCACCAGCGCCGCCGGCATGGTGGGCTCTCTCGCCGGTCAGCTGGCGCTGCTATTGGATGCCTGGGTGGTTGGCGTCACCAGCACCGATGAAAAATGCGCTTATCTGATGGACGAACTCGGGTTTGATGCGGCCATCAACTACAAGAAAACCAAAGACCTGGCGGCTGACATCAAAAAGGCTTGCCCGGACGGGGTCGATTACTTTTTCGACAATACGGGCGGCGTGATGGCCGACATCATTTCAACGCAGATGTCTAAAAATGGCCGCATCACCCGCTGCGGCATCATCTCAAATTATAACAAGCGCGGCTGGAACCAATCGCAACAATTCGACGGCCAGTTCTCAGTGCATAATCACGTCAGCGAATATGCCGAAGCGCGCCAAACCATCAGTGACCTCCTCAAAGACGAAGGACTGGTTTACGAACGCAAAGTATTTGAGGGATTGGAAACCGCGCCCATGGCCTTTATTGGCCTGCTCAACGGCGAGAACATCGGCAAGTGGATTGTTCAGGTGTCATAA
- a CDS encoding SDR family oxidoreductase — MFLVTGATGKTGGQTVKHLLARGAKVRAIVRNEEKAAPLKEQGVELVVGDIGDADVVAKAMKGIEGVMLTLPNGPNQLKWELDIIKAAEAAGVKHLVYMSSTESNPENPRRIPQVHVKVAEAAEASPVGSTIMRPNFFMQNVLGFAAQVKANDSFTFPAGDGTASMCDVRDVGEVAAIILTEGAPHIGKTYDLTGPDILSMYDVAKQLSKTLGREITYTPQPLQDFHDFLARVLKSDWHIEGVVELMQEMSEEGGLDYKTDTMSELLGRPATSLEQFIEEHKALFQG, encoded by the coding sequence ATGTTTCTTGTCACTGGCGCGACCGGAAAAACCGGCGGACAAACCGTTAAACACTTGTTGGCGCGGGGCGCCAAAGTGCGCGCGATTGTGCGCAATGAAGAAAAAGCAGCTCCCTTGAAAGAGCAGGGCGTTGAGTTGGTGGTTGGTGATATCGGCGATGCCGATGTTGTTGCCAAGGCCATGAAAGGCATTGAAGGCGTGATGCTGACCTTGCCGAATGGCCCCAATCAACTCAAATGGGAGCTGGATATCATCAAAGCGGCGGAAGCGGCTGGCGTAAAGCATCTGGTTTACATGTCATCGACGGAATCCAATCCTGAGAATCCACGCCGGATTCCCCAGGTCCATGTAAAAGTCGCGGAAGCGGCAGAAGCTTCACCGGTTGGATCGACGATCATGCGGCCCAACTTCTTTATGCAGAATGTGCTGGGCTTTGCCGCTCAGGTCAAAGCCAACGACTCCTTTACCTTCCCAGCCGGGGACGGCACAGCCTCTATGTGTGATGTGCGTGATGTGGGTGAAGTTGCTGCGATTATTTTGACCGAGGGTGCGCCACACATTGGTAAAACCTATGATCTGACCGGGCCTGATATTCTCTCGATGTATGATGTGGCCAAGCAGCTCAGCAAAACCTTGGGTCGTGAGATCACCTATACCCCGCAGCCGTTACAAGACTTCCATGACTTCCTGGCACGGGTGCTGAAAAGCGACTGGCACATTGAGGGTGTGGTGGAACTGATGCAGGAAATGTCTGAAGAAGGTGGCCTGGATTATAAGACCGACACCATGAGCGAGCTGTTAGGGCGTCCGGCGACCTCTCTGGAACAGTTCATTGAAGAGCACAAAGCGCTCTTTCAAGGGTGA
- a CDS encoding amidase family protein: protein MSQHHSISASTLARKIVRREITSEALCEDLCNRIEAHADLNAFATYDRAALLAQAKEADVAMSLGKNRGPLHGVPVLLKDNINTSAMATSGGTPALVGNIPNVNAPIAARLFEAGALLAGKANMHELSSGGTSANHVFGPVRNPFDKMLVPGGSSGGTAAAIAAGLAPAGLGTDTAGSVRVPAALCGVFGFRPSTGRYSDAGIVPLSRTQDTAGPLAAAMEDIILLDSLLAVGGAHPIRHKGTNLRIGVAEHLIETASSQISRTIDDTLQRLAKAGVTLVPVDLSAHTDVRRAATVGVIDSEFPGVMQAYLTAHAPHLTLESLTAQIASPSVKAFTEDRLRKVHDQAAYAYAIGDGLKAYQAVWASLFTDHTLDAIAFPTTPEVALPLAEDDNVMRNGESVLSWFYFSNTGPGSAGQRPGISLPVGLSKPGPDQSGLPVGLELDGLPGEDEHLLGVAQTVSNILDI, encoded by the coding sequence GTGTCTCAGCATCACTCCATCAGCGCCAGCACGCTTGCCAGAAAAATCGTCCGCAGAGAGATCACCTCTGAAGCCTTATGCGAAGATCTGTGCAACCGGATTGAAGCTCACGCTGATCTGAACGCCTTTGCCACTTATGATCGCGCAGCGCTGCTGGCGCAAGCCAAAGAAGCTGATGTGGCGATGTCCCTCGGCAAGAACCGTGGACCCTTGCACGGTGTGCCCGTGCTTTTAAAAGACAACATCAACACCTCCGCCATGGCCACCAGCGGCGGCACCCCGGCGCTCGTCGGAAATATCCCAAACGTCAATGCGCCCATCGCTGCGCGTCTGTTTGAGGCTGGGGCCTTGCTGGCCGGCAAAGCCAACATGCATGAACTGTCATCCGGCGGCACCAGCGCCAATCATGTCTTTGGTCCCGTGCGGAACCCCTTTGATAAAATGCTGGTGCCGGGCGGGTCTTCTGGTGGCACCGCCGCCGCCATCGCCGCCGGATTGGCCCCCGCGGGTTTAGGCACTGACACCGCAGGGTCCGTGCGTGTTCCTGCCGCGCTTTGCGGTGTTTTTGGCTTCCGGCCTTCAACGGGGCGCTATAGCGATGCTGGGATTGTGCCGCTCTCCCGCACGCAGGACACGGCAGGCCCGCTGGCAGCAGCCATGGAAGACATCATTCTCCTAGACAGCCTTTTGGCTGTCGGCGGCGCACACCCCATAAGGCACAAAGGCACAAACTTGCGCATTGGGGTCGCCGAACATTTGATTGAAACTGCCAGCTCTCAAATCAGCCGTACCATTGACGACACCCTGCAGCGGTTGGCGAAAGCCGGGGTTACTTTGGTGCCTGTCGACTTATCTGCTCATACCGACGTGCGCCGTGCTGCCACGGTCGGTGTCATCGACAGCGAGTTTCCAGGCGTGATGCAGGCGTACTTAACAGCGCATGCCCCTCATCTCACCTTAGAAAGCTTGACCGCGCAGATCGCTTCGCCCTCGGTGAAAGCCTTCACCGAAGACCGGTTGCGTAAAGTCCACGACCAGGCAGCCTATGCCTACGCCATAGGAGACGGGCTCAAGGCTTATCAGGCCGTATGGGCAAGTCTCTTCACCGACCACACCCTGGATGCGATCGCCTTTCCAACCACACCAGAGGTCGCGCTGCCTTTAGCGGAAGATGACAATGTCATGCGCAACGGAGAGTCTGTTTTATCTTGGTTTTATTTTAGCAACACCGGTCCCGGCAGCGCCGGACAACGGCCGGGGATCAGCCTGCCGGTCGGGCTGAGTAAACCTGGGCCGGACCAATCTGGATTACCCGTTGGCTTGGAACTGGATGGACTCCCGGGAGAAGACGAACACTTGCTGGGCGTCGCTCAAACCGTCTCTAACATTTTAGATATCTAG